The genomic interval CGCTCCGGTCACCCGCGAGATCATCCGGAGCAACGAGCCCGACCCGGACCGGCGCCCCGGCATCCACGTCGGCGGCTGACCACCGGGGCACGCTCCCACCGGAAAGGCCGTCCGCGTCGGCTTGCGGGCGGTACGGGCCCCGGTGGCGAGCTGCTCCCCGTGTGTGCGCGGGCGGAGGCGACGGCCGAGGCACCGACACGGGCCGCGACGCCGTCCGAGGAGAAGGCGAAACCGGCGGGGACGCCCACGACGGCCCGAACGCCGAGTCTGGCCACGCCTATCACGGATGGGGACGGTCCTGCCGGACGCGACGCAAGTCCGGCCCCCCTGCCCGGCGCCTCCCATGAGGCAGACGGCACGTTGATTTGATCTTCGTTTTGTCGCGTAACTCCATCAGCTCTTCGACACGAGCTCCTTGAGCGCGATGTTGAGTTCGAGGACGTTCACCCGGGGCTCACCGATGAAGCCCAGGGTGCGGCTCTCGGTGTGATCCTCGACCAGCTTCTCCACCCGGGACACGGAGAGGCCGTTCTTCTGGGCGATCCGGTGGACCTGGATGTCCGCGTACTGCGGGGAGATGTCCGGGTCCAGGCCGGAACCGGAGGAGGTCACCGCGTCGGCGGGTACGTCGGACGGCTTCACGGTGTAGCCGTTCACCGAGTTGTCCTTGACGACCGCGGCCTTGGCGGCCTTCACCCAGTCGATCAGGTCCTTGTTGTCGGCGGACCGGTTGGTCGCGCCGGACAGGAGCAGCTTGTACTGGGTGTTGACGCTGTTGGTGCCCAGGCCGTGCTGCGGGCGCCCCTGGAACCACTTGAGGTCGGGCGCCGGGGTCTCCTGACCCTTCTTCAGCGGCAGGTCGTACGACTGCCCGATCAGGGACGAGCCGACGACCTTGCCGTCCGCCTTGATCTCGCTGCCGTTGGCCTGGTCGCTGAACAGCCCCTGGGCGATACCGGTCACCACCAGCGGGTAGATGACACCGGTCACCAGGGTCAGCACAAGGAGGGCACGCAGCCCCGCCCAGAGCAACCGGACGGTGTTGGTTACGGAGTTGTTCATGGCCTTCAGCCGATCCCGGGGATGAGGGAGATGAGCAGGTCGATGATCTTGATACCGATGAAGGGCGCGACCAGTCCGCCCAGGCCGTAGATCCCGAGATTGCGACGGAGCATCCTGTCCGCGCTCACCGGGCGGTACTGCACGCCCCGCAGGGCGAGCGGGACCAGCGCGATGATGATCAGCGCGTTGAAGATGACCGCGGACAGGATCGCCGAGTCCGGTGAGGACAGACCCATGATGTTGAGCTTGTCCAGGCCCGGGTAGACCGCCGCGAACAGCGCCGGGATGATCGCGAAGTACTTCGCCACGTCGTTGGCGATGGAGAACGTGGTCAACGCGCCCCGAGTGATGAGGAGTTGCTTGCCGATCTCCACGATCTCGATCAGCTTGGTCGGGTCGGAGTCGAGGTCGACCATGTTGCCGGCCTCCTTGGCGGCCGACGTCCCCGTGTTCATCGCGACGCCGACGTCCGCCTGCGCCAGTGCCGGGGCGTCGTTGGTACCGTCACCGGTCATCGCTACGAGCTTGCCGCCGGCCTGTTCCCGCCTGATGAGGGCCATCTTGTCCTCGGGGGTGGCCTCCGCGAGGAAGTCGTCGACGCCGGCCTCCTCGGCGATCGCCTTGGCCGTCAGCGGGTTGTCACCCGTGATCATGACGGTCCTGATGCCCATGCGGCGCAGCTCGTCGAACCGCTCCCGCATGCCCTCCTTGACGACGTCCTTGAGGTGGATGACGCCCAACACGCGTGCGCCTTCGGTGTCTTCGACGGCCACGAGCAGCGGAGTGCCGCCCGCCTCGGAGATCCGGTCGGTGAGCGGGCCGGCGTCCTCGGACACCTCGCCGCCCTGCTCCCGGACCCAGGCGACGACCGAACCGGCCGCCCCCTTGCGGACCTTCCTGCCGTCGACGTCCACACCCGACATCCGGGTCTGCGCGGTGAACGCGATCCACTCCGCGCCGGTCAGCTCGCCCTGGTGGCGCTCGCGCAGTCCGTATCTCTCCTTCGCCAGGACGACCACGGAGCGGCCCTCGGGCGTCTCGTCGGCCAGTGACGACAGCTGGGCTGCGTCGGCGAGATCGGCCTCCGTCGTCCCGCTCACCGGCACGAACTCGGACGCCTGCCGGTTGCCCAGGGTGATGGTGCCGGTCTTGTCGAGCAGCAGCGTCGACACGTCACCGGCCGCCTCGACCGCCCGGCCGGACATGGCCAGCACATTGCGCTGTACCAGCCGGTCCATGCCCGCGATGCCGATCGCGGAGAGGAGAGCACCGATCGTGGTCGGGATGAGGCAGACCAGCAGCGCCACCAGCACGACCATCGTCAGGGGCGTACCCGCGTAGTCCGCGAACGGCGGCAGGGTCGCCACCGCCAGCAGGAACACGATCGTCAGCGAGGCCAGCAGGATGTTCAGGGCGATCTCGTTCGGCGTCTTCTGCCGGGCCGCACCCTCGACGAGATTGATCATCCGGTCGATGAAGGTCTCGCCCGGCTTCGTCGTGATCTTGATGACGACGCGGTCGGACAGCACCTTCGTACCGCCGGTGACGGCCGAGCGGTCGCCGCCGGACTCCCGGATGACCGGTGCCGACTCACCGGTGATGGCGGACTCGTCGACCGACGCGACGCCTTCGACGACGTCACCGTCGCCAGGGATGATGTCGCCGGCCTCGCAGACGACCAGGTCGCCGATCTTCAACTCGGTGCCCGAGACGCGCTCTTCGGAGTCCGCGACGAGACGTCGGGCCACCGTGCCGGTCTTGGCCTTGCGCAGGGTGTCCGCCTGCGCCTTGCCACGACCCTCGGCAACCGCCTCCGCCAGATTGGCGAAGACGACGGTCAGCCACAGCCAGGCGCTGATCGCCCAGCCGAACCAGTCGCCCGGGTCCTTGAACGAGAACACGGTGGTCAGCACCGAGCCGATCCACACCACGAACATCACGGGCGACTTGACCAGCACTCGCGGGTCGAGCTTGCGGAATGCGTCCGGCAGCGACCTGAGCAGCTGCTTGGCGTCGAAGAGGCCCGCTCCCACGCGGCCCTCGGCGGGCTTGTGCCCAGCGGGTACGTCACTGTGCGGCGCCCGGGTCGGAGTGGCTGTGGACATCTCTTCGCCTTCGGTACGAGGGATCTTTGTGCGCGTGGTCATGACGCCAGCCCCTCGGCCAGCGGGCCCAGCGCGAGCGCCGGGAAGTACGTCAGGCCGGTGATGATGAGGATTGCGCCCACCAACAACCCGGTGAACAGCGGCTTCTCGGTGCGCAGGGTGCCCGCGGTCGTCGGCACCGGCTTCTGTTCGGCGAGCGAGCCGGCGAGTGCCAGCACGAACACCATCGGCAGGAACCGGCCGAGGATCATGCACAGGGCCAGGGTGCTGTTGAACCACTGCGTGTCCGCGTTCAGACCGGCGAACGCCGAGCCGTTGTTGTTCGAGGCGGACGTATAGGCGTACAGGACCTCGGAGAATCCGTGCGCCCCGCTGTTGGTCATCGAGTGGCCCGGCGTGGGCAGGGCCATCGCCGCGGCGGTGAAGAGGAGCACCAGGGCCGGGGTGACGAGGATGTAGCAGGCGGCGAGCTTGATCTCGCGGGTGCCGATCTTCCTGCCCAGGTACTCGGGGGTACGGCCGACCATGAGACCGGCGATGAACACCGCGATGATCGCCATGATCAGCATGCCGTAGAGGCCGGAGCCGGTGCCGCCGGGCGCGATCTC from Streptomyces sp. CC0208 carries:
- a CDS encoding potassium-transporting ATPase subunit C — its product is MNNSVTNTVRLLWAGLRALLVLTLVTGVIYPLVVTGIAQGLFSDQANGSEIKADGKVVGSSLIGQSYDLPLKKGQETPAPDLKWFQGRPQHGLGTNSVNTQYKLLLSGATNRSADNKDLIDWVKAAKAAVVKDNSVNGYTVKPSDVPADAVTSSGSGLDPDISPQYADIQVHRIAQKNGLSVSRVEKLVEDHTESRTLGFIGEPRVNVLELNIALKELVSKS
- the kdpB gene encoding potassium-transporting ATPase subunit KdpB; its protein translation is MSTATPTRAPHSDVPAGHKPAEGRVGAGLFDAKQLLRSLPDAFRKLDPRVLVKSPVMFVVWIGSVLTTVFSFKDPGDWFGWAISAWLWLTVVFANLAEAVAEGRGKAQADTLRKAKTGTVARRLVADSEERVSGTELKIGDLVVCEAGDIIPGDGDVVEGVASVDESAITGESAPVIRESGGDRSAVTGGTKVLSDRVVIKITTKPGETFIDRMINLVEGAARQKTPNEIALNILLASLTIVFLLAVATLPPFADYAGTPLTMVVLVALLVCLIPTTIGALLSAIGIAGMDRLVQRNVLAMSGRAVEAAGDVSTLLLDKTGTITLGNRQASEFVPVSGTTEADLADAAQLSSLADETPEGRSVVVLAKERYGLRERHQGELTGAEWIAFTAQTRMSGVDVDGRKVRKGAAGSVVAWVREQGGEVSEDAGPLTDRISEAGGTPLLVAVEDTEGARVLGVIHLKDVVKEGMRERFDELRRMGIRTVMITGDNPLTAKAIAEEAGVDDFLAEATPEDKMALIRREQAGGKLVAMTGDGTNDAPALAQADVGVAMNTGTSAAKEAGNMVDLDSDPTKLIEIVEIGKQLLITRGALTTFSIANDVAKYFAIIPALFAAVYPGLDKLNIMGLSSPDSAILSAVIFNALIIIALVPLALRGVQYRPVSADRMLRRNLGIYGLGGLVAPFIGIKIIDLLISLIPGIG